The Microbulbifer hydrolyticus genome has a segment encoding these proteins:
- a CDS encoding OmpA family protein → MADNLLEMAVRHLGSSGLSALGNALGLSDDKSESAFSTGAASVLAGMLNKAGSESGLGTLLNMATKSTSMDLSSPGDIFTSPDKMSSLQDVGGNMLESVFGGKRDGVINVIANTLGLDSTKGGSLLRVAAPVIMSLVGKLVKSKGLNMEGLAALLLGQKTHIKDKLPPGLLKELGVNNLDELAERTVVETTPRHTAQAAHTPPVKKSGMAKWLWPLLIALGVLWALNMCSKKEALDDGAGGKVIEQDEVIIEETPADPGVDDGTAAAPDTSTTTVTEDFGQAFREYLAKANRDPNREFALNIEFPTDGSMPNAASMPDVQTLIKIMQENPGLSVTIEGHTDSDGDAVDNQKLSEARAKGIRALLVNSGIDEGRVNAVGMGSANPIADNTTEEGKQTNRRIVVKVRSFEAQ, encoded by the coding sequence ATGGCTGACAATCTTCTGGAAATGGCGGTACGCCATCTGGGCTCCTCTGGTCTCAGTGCATTGGGTAACGCGCTGGGGCTTTCCGACGACAAGAGTGAATCCGCATTCTCCACCGGTGCGGCCTCTGTGCTCGCGGGGATGCTGAACAAGGCAGGCAGCGAGAGTGGCCTGGGTACCTTGCTGAATATGGCGACCAAGAGCACCAGCATGGACCTGTCTTCACCGGGGGATATCTTTACCAGCCCGGACAAGATGAGCAGCCTGCAAGACGTAGGCGGCAATATGCTGGAGTCGGTTTTCGGCGGCAAACGTGATGGTGTGATCAACGTCATCGCCAATACGCTGGGCCTCGACAGTACCAAAGGTGGTTCGCTATTGCGTGTCGCTGCACCGGTGATCATGTCGCTGGTGGGCAAACTCGTGAAAAGCAAAGGCCTGAATATGGAGGGGCTGGCCGCGCTGTTGCTGGGGCAGAAAACCCATATCAAAGACAAGCTGCCACCAGGACTGCTGAAAGAACTGGGTGTAAACAATCTCGATGAGCTGGCTGAGCGCACCGTGGTGGAAACCACCCCGCGACACACTGCGCAGGCGGCACACACGCCGCCGGTGAAGAAAAGCGGGATGGCGAAATGGCTGTGGCCATTGCTGATTGCGCTCGGTGTGCTGTGGGCACTGAACATGTGCTCCAAGAAAGAGGCGCTGGACGATGGTGCCGGGGGTAAGGTGATAGAGCAGGATGAGGTGATCATTGAGGAGACGCCTGCGGACCCCGGAGTCGATGACGGCACCGCGGCGGCCCCGGATACCTCCACGACCACTGTCACCGAAGATTTCGGTCAAGCCTTCCGCGAGTATCTGGCAAAAGCAAACCGCGATCCAAACCGTGAGTTTGCACTGAATATCGAGTTCCCCACCGACGGCAGTATGCCGAATGCAGCATCTATGCCCGACGTGCAAACGTTGATCAAGATCATGCAGGAAAACCCAGGACTGTCGGTTACCATCGAAGGACACACTGACAGCGATGGTGATGCGGTAGACAACCAGAAATTATCGGAGGCGCGTGCCAAGGGGATACGTGCACTGCTGGTCAACTCCGGGATTGACGAAGGAAGAGTAAACGCTGTCGGTATGGGGTCAGCCAATCCAATCGCGGACAACACTACCGAGGAGGGCAAGCAAACGAACCGTCGTATCGTGGTGAAAGTGCGGTCCTTCGAGGCGCAATAG
- a CDS encoding AraC family transcriptional regulator yields MTVETETLAQDSEQPAKGYAEPGILAAAVFAHLAGARAAGIDCEQLLCDSGVDPAATAASDARIGLEQLARLLRLLWDQLGDESGGYLARPWLPGTFAMMGHATITCPTLRRALLRSSRFVAMVSDDLHIKLVENGEEAQLIFHHENHKQLPNQNFVESMAVIWLRFFSWMIDRTILLERVHLAFPPPDYDEDYNDMFPCRHYFNQSETCLVFSTRYLGLPLTRDAQQLSEFLARAPECLLTQYKSDNSFTGRIRRMLQGDNSIENLSLDDVAERLFTSPQTLRRRLKDEGNSWQDIKDSVRRDMAMYQLKGQETAVAEIAERLGFSEPSAFNRAFKKWTGLAPGAYRDKHRS; encoded by the coding sequence GTGACAGTAGAAACCGAAACTCTCGCTCAAGACTCGGAACAGCCAGCGAAAGGATACGCCGAACCCGGCATTCTCGCCGCGGCGGTATTTGCCCACCTCGCTGGCGCCCGTGCCGCGGGTATCGACTGCGAGCAATTGCTGTGTGACTCCGGAGTCGATCCCGCCGCCACCGCCGCGTCCGATGCACGTATTGGCCTCGAGCAACTGGCACGGTTGCTGCGTCTGCTATGGGATCAACTGGGTGACGAGTCCGGCGGCTACCTCGCGCGCCCATGGCTGCCCGGCACGTTTGCGATGATGGGCCACGCCACCATCACCTGCCCCACCCTGCGTCGTGCGCTGCTGCGCTCAAGCCGCTTTGTGGCCATGGTGAGCGACGACCTACATATCAAACTGGTGGAAAACGGCGAGGAAGCCCAGCTGATTTTCCACCACGAAAATCACAAGCAGCTGCCGAACCAGAACTTTGTGGAGTCCATGGCAGTGATCTGGCTGCGTTTTTTCAGCTGGATGATTGATCGCACCATCCTGCTGGAGCGGGTGCACCTCGCATTCCCGCCGCCGGACTACGATGAAGACTACAACGACATGTTTCCCTGCCGGCACTATTTCAACCAGTCGGAAACCTGTCTGGTATTCAGCACCCGCTACCTGGGTTTGCCGCTGACGCGCGACGCGCAACAGCTGAGTGAATTTCTCGCCCGTGCTCCCGAGTGCCTGCTCACCCAGTACAAGTCCGACAACAGTTTTACCGGCCGCATCCGCCGTATGCTGCAGGGTGACAACAGTATCGAAAACCTGTCGCTGGACGATGTGGCGGAACGCCTGTTTACCTCGCCACAGACCCTGCGCCGCCGCCTCAAAGACGAAGGCAACAGTTGGCAGGACATCAAGGATTCCGTGCGCCGCGACATGGCCATGTACCAGCTGAAAGGACAGGAAACTGCCGTGGCAGAGATTGCCGAGCGCCTCGGCTTTTCCGAGCCCAGCGCGTTCAATCGTGCGTTTAAAAAATGGACGGGTCTCGCCCCCGGCGCCTACCGGGACAAGCACCGGAGCTGA
- a CDS encoding helix-turn-helix domain-containing protein, which yields MLEPATDLNPTICRRLLVTYLIERLPRPNNPALEEVTGWPRRTIQDVIAKGLPGHGTRVEFVQQGVRNNDGYYALKDWGSIDARWVRAHLADIARVLELAPERIPAPE from the coding sequence ATGCTCGAGCCCGCTACCGACCTCAACCCCACCATCTGCCGGCGCCTGCTGGTGACCTACCTGATCGAGCGGCTGCCGCGCCCCAATAACCCGGCGCTCGAGGAGGTTACCGGCTGGCCCCGCCGCACCATTCAGGACGTGATAGCCAAGGGATTACCGGGGCACGGGACACGGGTGGAATTTGTGCAACAGGGGGTGCGTAACAACGACGGTTACTACGCGCTGAAAGACTGGGGTTCCATTGATGCGCGCTGGGTGCGCGCACACCTGGCGGATATCGCCAGGGTGCTGGAGCTGGCGCCGGAGCGGATCCCGGCGCCGGAGTAG
- a CDS encoding DUF4168 domain-containing protein, whose translation MKPTAIYSAALALALAVSSAFAETAVSDAQLQKFAEAYRSIVTLSKEYAPKLKSAADAAAAEAINVEAQSKMVAAVQSAGLSKDEYQGIATQLRNDPALLQRVNDILQKAAGQQ comes from the coding sequence ATGAAGCCGACCGCCATCTATTCCGCCGCACTTGCTCTGGCTCTCGCCGTTTCCAGTGCCTTCGCCGAAACCGCCGTGAGCGACGCACAACTGCAAAAATTTGCCGAGGCCTATCGCTCCATCGTTACCCTGAGCAAGGAATATGCGCCCAAACTCAAATCCGCCGCTGATGCCGCAGCTGCGGAGGCAATCAATGTGGAAGCCCAGTCCAAGATGGTGGCCGCGGTTCAGAGCGCGGGCCTGAGCAAGGATGAGTACCAGGGCATTGCCACCCAGCTGCGCAATGATCCCGCCCTGCTGCAACGGGTCAACGACATTCTGCAAAAGGCCGCAGGCCAGCAGTAA
- a CDS encoding transglycosylase SLT domain-containing protein: MTKKNKRLKLALLALPLLAAGCATTPPSNTDDLCEIFREKDDWYHDAAKSARKWNTPIATMMATLHQESRFVHDAKPPRTKILWIIPGPRPSDAYGYAQALGTTWKSYQRASGNYRGDRDDFEDAVDFVGWYHNTSQRQCRIKPNDTYHLYLAYHEGQGGYNRRTYRNKKWLQKVAHKVSARAQTYQQQLNRCEASLKKRKKFLGLF, translated from the coding sequence ATGACAAAAAAAAATAAGCGATTGAAGCTGGCGCTGCTCGCCCTGCCGCTACTGGCGGCAGGCTGCGCCACCACCCCTCCCAGCAACACTGACGACCTGTGTGAGATCTTCCGCGAAAAAGACGACTGGTATCACGACGCGGCCAAGTCCGCGCGCAAGTGGAACACCCCCATCGCCACCATGATGGCCACCCTGCACCAGGAATCCCGCTTTGTGCACGATGCCAAGCCGCCGCGCACCAAAATCCTGTGGATCATCCCCGGCCCGCGCCCGTCGGATGCCTACGGTTACGCACAAGCGCTGGGCACCACCTGGAAGAGTTACCAGCGCGCATCCGGCAACTATCGCGGGGACCGTGACGATTTTGAGGACGCTGTCGATTTTGTCGGCTGGTACCACAACACCAGCCAGCGCCAGTGCCGCATCAAGCCCAACGACACCTACCATCTGTACCTGGCATACCACGAAGGCCAGGGCGGATATAACCGCCGCACCTATCGCAACAAAAAATGGCTACAGAAGGTTGCGCACAAGGTATCTGCGCGCGCGCAAACCTACCAGCAGCAACTGAATCGTTGCGAGGCTTCGCTCAAGAAACGTAAAAAATTCCTCGGGCTGTTCTGA
- the rpiA gene encoding ribose-5-phosphate isomerase RpiA: MNQDQLKQDVARAAVEYITPMLDADTIVGVGTGSTANYFIDFLAEKKGLFDGTVASSEASAERLKSHGIPVYDLNAVDGIRVYVDGADETNPLLQLIKGGGAALTREKIVAACSEEFVCIADDSKWVEVLGNFPLPVEVIPMARSYVARELVKLGGDPVYREGLTTDNGNVILDVHNMQIAKPLALEDAINNITGVVTNGLFAARPADVLLLGTADGVKTVKSKV, translated from the coding sequence ATAAATCAGGATCAACTCAAGCAGGACGTCGCCCGCGCCGCGGTCGAATACATCACTCCCATGCTGGATGCGGACACCATCGTCGGTGTCGGTACCGGTTCCACCGCCAATTACTTCATCGACTTCCTGGCAGAGAAAAAGGGCCTGTTCGACGGTACCGTCGCCAGCTCCGAGGCCTCTGCCGAGCGCCTGAAGTCCCACGGGATCCCGGTCTATGACCTGAACGCGGTCGATGGCATCCGCGTTTACGTGGATGGTGCCGACGAAACCAACCCGCTGTTGCAACTGATCAAGGGCGGTGGTGCGGCCCTCACCCGGGAAAAAATCGTCGCCGCCTGCTCCGAAGAATTCGTCTGCATTGCCGACGATAGTAAATGGGTGGAAGTGCTGGGCAATTTCCCGCTGCCGGTAGAGGTGATTCCAATGGCACGCTCCTACGTGGCAAGGGAACTGGTAAAGCTTGGCGGCGACCCGGTGTATCGCGAAGGCCTGACCACCGACAACGGCAATGTCATCCTGGATGTGCACAATATGCAGATCGCCAAACCGCTGGCACTGGAAGACGCCATCAACAATATTACCGGCGTGGTGACCAACGGCCTGTTTGCCGCACGTCCGGCCGATGTACTCCTGCTGGGTACCGCTGATGGCGTCAAGACCGTGAAATCCAAGGTCTGA
- the ilvA gene encoding threonine ammonia-lyase, biosynthetic gives MPKSYIKRILDARIYDVAIETPLEPMRQMSHRLGNRVLLKREDLQPVFSFKIRGAYNKLLQLEPEQRAKGVICASAGNHAQGLALGAQQLGVRATIVMPSTTPAIKVNAVRMRGAEVVLHGDTFDEAATRARELVEERGLVFIHPYDDPDVIAGQGTVAMELLRQHPGNLDAVFIPVGGGGLAAGMAAYIKYVRPEIKVYAVEPEDAACLKLAMAEGNREGRLPQVGLFADGVAVRQIGEETFRVLRETIDGVITVTTDEICAAIKDIFEDTRSIAEPAGAVGLAGLKKYAEQSGERNQALATVCSGANTNFDRLRYISERTEIGEKREAVLAVTIPEKPGSYLQFCRDLGDRSITEFNYRYANSGEAHIFVGIQVSTDADRQQLVSQLQEGGYRVTDLTDNEMAKLHIRHLVGGRAPGIENEVVYRFEFPERPGALRKFLEQLAGRWNITLFHYRNHGAAYGRVLVGLEVAEAERPALKALLDQLHYPFWEETENPAYRFFLSQGR, from the coding sequence ATGCCCAAGTCCTATATCAAGCGCATTTTAGACGCGCGCATTTACGATGTCGCCATCGAAACCCCGCTGGAGCCGATGCGCCAGATGTCCCATCGCCTCGGCAACCGTGTTTTGCTGAAGCGCGAAGACCTGCAACCGGTGTTCTCCTTCAAGATTCGTGGTGCCTATAACAAGCTCCTGCAACTGGAGCCGGAACAGCGCGCCAAGGGCGTAATCTGTGCCTCCGCCGGTAACCATGCCCAGGGCCTTGCCCTCGGTGCCCAGCAGCTGGGGGTGCGCGCCACCATCGTCATGCCGTCGACGACACCTGCGATCAAGGTGAACGCGGTGCGCATGCGCGGTGCGGAAGTGGTGCTGCACGGAGATACCTTTGATGAAGCCGCAACCCGCGCCAGAGAGCTGGTGGAAGAACGCGGCCTGGTATTTATCCATCCTTACGACGATCCCGATGTCATTGCCGGACAGGGCACCGTTGCCATGGAGTTGTTGCGCCAGCACCCGGGCAACCTGGATGCGGTGTTTATCCCGGTGGGCGGCGGCGGCCTCGCTGCGGGCATGGCCGCCTACATCAAGTATGTGCGCCCGGAGATCAAGGTCTACGCGGTAGAACCGGAAGATGCCGCCTGCCTCAAGCTGGCGATGGCGGAAGGTAACCGCGAAGGACGCCTGCCCCAGGTGGGCCTGTTCGCCGACGGCGTGGCGGTGAGGCAGATCGGTGAGGAAACCTTCCGTGTACTGCGCGAGACCATCGACGGTGTCATCACCGTGACCACCGACGAGATCTGCGCGGCCATCAAGGATATCTTTGAAGATACCCGCTCGATCGCGGAGCCGGCCGGGGCCGTTGGCCTTGCCGGGTTGAAAAAGTACGCCGAGCAGAGCGGCGAGCGGAATCAGGCGCTGGCCACTGTGTGCAGTGGCGCCAATACCAATTTCGACCGTCTGCGGTATATCAGCGAGCGCACCGAGATTGGCGAAAAGCGCGAGGCGGTGTTGGCAGTGACTATTCCGGAAAAACCGGGCAGCTATCTACAGTTCTGTCGTGACCTCGGCGACCGCTCCATTACCGAATTTAATTACCGCTACGCGAATAGTGGCGAGGCCCACATCTTTGTCGGCATCCAGGTAAGTACCGATGCGGACCGCCAGCAGCTGGTAAGCCAGCTCCAGGAGGGTGGCTACCGGGTGACAGACCTGACCGACAATGAGATGGCCAAGCTGCATATCCGCCACCTGGTGGGCGGGCGGGCGCCGGGGATTGAAAATGAAGTGGTGTACCGCTTCGAGTTTCCCGAGCGCCCCGGGGCCCTGCGTAAGTTCCTTGAGCAGCTGGCGGGCCGCTGGAACATTACCCTGTTCCACTACCGCAATCACGGTGCCGCCTACGGTCGTGTGCTGGTCGGTCTGGAGGTTGCCGAGGCGGAGCGCCCGGCACTGAAAGCGCTGCTGGACCAGTTGCACTACCCCTTCTGGGAGGAAACCGAGAATCCGGCCTATCGCTTTTTCCTGTCGCAGGGGCGTTAG
- a CDS encoding 5-formyltetrahydrofolate cyclo-ligase yields the protein MPDSRATPSKQQLRRQIRAARRALSTHQQRIASRRLCARLALCAEMKRAHHIGLYWPMDGEIDPRPLLDRFPHKHFYLPALPRAARTSMTFLHWPGATLRYRNRYGIPEPIVGRSKPMVPQRLDLVLLPLVAFDPRGARLGMGAGYYDRTFAFKHLHPGRGPELVGVAHQLQCVDHLPAESWDIPLALVATDQRLYRCR from the coding sequence ATGCCTGACTCTCGTGCCACGCCATCCAAGCAACAGCTGCGTCGCCAGATTCGCGCAGCTCGGCGCGCACTGAGCACTCATCAACAGCGAATCGCCAGCCGCAGGCTCTGTGCTCGCCTGGCGCTATGCGCGGAGATGAAACGTGCACACCATATCGGCCTCTACTGGCCGATGGATGGCGAGATTGACCCGCGCCCGTTACTCGACCGCTTCCCCCACAAGCATTTCTACCTGCCAGCATTGCCTCGCGCCGCACGCACCAGCATGACGTTTCTGCACTGGCCCGGTGCCACCCTGCGATACCGCAACCGCTATGGTATTCCGGAGCCGATTGTCGGCCGTAGCAAGCCCATGGTCCCGCAGCGCCTGGACCTGGTCCTGCTACCTCTCGTGGCCTTTGACCCCCGAGGCGCTCGCCTCGGTATGGGTGCCGGTTATTACGACCGCACCTTCGCGTTCAAGCACTTGCACCCGGGTCGTGGCCCCGAACTGGTCGGGGTCGCCCACCAGCTACAGTGCGTGGATCACCTGCCGGCAGAAAGCTGGGATATCCCGCTGGCATTGGTCGCCACGGATCAGCGCCTGTACCGCTGCCGCTAG
- a CDS encoding cell division protein ZapA has protein sequence MSSKPHNSATVAVTILDKEYRVACSEEEQPGLQASAKLLNERMAKIRNGGTVIGAERIAVMAALNIAHELIQAKADLARQPVEEQMLDRLHEKVQAALEKFDRL, from the coding sequence ATGAGCAGTAAACCGCACAATTCAGCCACGGTGGCCGTGACGATTCTCGACAAAGAGTATCGTGTCGCCTGCTCGGAAGAAGAGCAGCCCGGCCTGCAGGCGTCTGCAAAACTGCTGAATGAACGCATGGCGAAGATCCGCAATGGCGGCACCGTGATCGGTGCCGAGCGTATCGCCGTGATGGCGGCACTGAATATTGCCCACGAACTGATCCAGGCAAAAGCCGATCTCGCCCGACAACCGGTAGAAGAGCAAATGCTCGATCGCCTGCATGAAAAAGTACAGGCCGCGCTGGAAAAATTCGACAGACTGTAA
- a CDS encoding TIGR02449 family protein has translation MDKIQALELKLDSLLQQCQQLAADNRALREQEGQWQRERQRLIKNNEVARSRVETMINRLKGLGQENG, from the coding sequence ATGGATAAAATACAGGCGTTAGAACTCAAGCTGGACTCATTGCTACAGCAGTGCCAGCAGCTGGCTGCAGACAATCGCGCGCTGCGCGAGCAGGAAGGCCAGTGGCAGCGGGAGCGCCAACGGCTGATTAAAAACAACGAAGTGGCTCGCAGCCGGGTTGAAACCATGATCAACCGGCTCAAGGGCCTGGGCCAAGAAAACGGATGA
- a CDS encoding UPF0149 family protein, with protein MSAVQVSFDALANHIVAAGGKIGPSELHGFICGLLAAGARPDQARWKKEVAEFLDLDALPADLTRDSLALVERSKQDLSDKSFIFQPLLSSSDELAERGQTLCLWCEGFLHGFGIGKYSGELLPTSSEALKDFAEIAQLDAASLENGAEQERELFEVQEYVRMAALNIFVECNPPSSHGENDKPAGPTLH; from the coding sequence ATGTCCGCAGTGCAGGTATCGTTCGACGCGCTCGCCAATCATATCGTCGCAGCGGGAGGCAAAATCGGCCCGAGCGAACTGCACGGGTTTATCTGCGGCCTTCTCGCCGCCGGTGCGCGCCCGGATCAGGCGCGCTGGAAAAAAGAAGTGGCGGAGTTTCTCGACCTGGACGCGTTGCCGGCCGACCTGACCCGGGATAGCCTAGCACTGGTTGAGCGGAGCAAGCAGGACCTCTCCGACAAAAGTTTTATCTTCCAGCCCCTGCTGAGTAGTAGCGACGAACTGGCGGAGCGCGGCCAGACCCTGTGCCTCTGGTGCGAAGGATTCCTGCACGGTTTTGGCATTGGCAAATATTCCGGCGAGCTGTTGCCAACAAGCAGTGAAGCACTGAAAGACTTTGCCGAAATTGCCCAGCTGGATGCCGCTTCTCTCGAAAACGGTGCCGAGCAGGAGCGGGAGCTTTTTGAGGTGCAGGAATACGTGCGGATGGCAGCCCTGAATATTTTTGTGGAGTGCAACCCGCCCTCATCGCACGGGGAAAATGACAAGCCTGCGGGCCCCACCCTGCACTGA
- the pepP gene encoding Xaa-Pro aminopeptidase, giving the protein MNISKAEYARRRQRLIERLDDNSLAIVPAAREQLRSRDTYFPFRQDSDFSYLTGFDEPESLLVLVPGRERGETLLFCRERDAEKEMWDGPRLGPERAAEYCGLCDAFPISDLDDILPGLLEGRDLIYYTMGRFPQLDRRLQGYLKAIEQAPGSSAPGLKRAPEMVSLDPQLHDLRLFKSAAEIRLMARAAEISAEGHLRAMQRCQPGMYEYQLEAELLHTFATAGAREPAYPSIVGGGRNALVMHYVANSAPLKNGDLVLVDAGCEYRGYAADITRTYPVNGRFSGPQKAVYEIVLASQQAAIEKIVAGNDWDHPHLASVEVICRGLKDLGLLKGDLHGLIESGAYRRFYMHRVGHWLGMDVHDVGDYRVHGQWRQLEPGMTMTVEPGIYIGAEEPGVPEKFCGIGIRIEDDVALLKGGPQVLSAAAPKSIADIEYLMRSGDLVQETLL; this is encoded by the coding sequence ATGAATATTTCCAAAGCTGAATATGCCCGCCGCCGGCAGCGCCTGATTGAACGGCTGGATGACAACAGCCTCGCCATTGTGCCGGCCGCCCGTGAGCAGCTGCGCTCGCGCGATACGTATTTTCCTTTTCGCCAGGACAGCGATTTTTCCTACCTGACCGGCTTTGATGAACCGGAATCATTGCTGGTTCTGGTGCCGGGCCGTGAACGGGGTGAAACTCTGCTGTTTTGTCGTGAGCGTGACGCGGAAAAGGAAATGTGGGATGGCCCACGCCTGGGGCCGGAACGCGCAGCAGAATACTGCGGACTGTGCGACGCCTTCCCTATCAGCGACCTGGACGACATCCTGCCCGGACTGCTGGAAGGACGCGATCTGATTTATTACACCATGGGTCGGTTCCCGCAACTGGATCGCCGCCTGCAAGGTTACCTGAAGGCCATCGAACAGGCGCCGGGTAGCAGTGCGCCGGGGTTAAAGCGGGCGCCGGAAATGGTGAGCCTGGATCCCCAGCTGCATGATCTGCGCCTGTTCAAAAGCGCTGCGGAAATCCGCCTGATGGCGCGGGCTGCCGAAATCAGTGCCGAGGGCCACCTCCGTGCCATGCAGCGTTGCCAGCCGGGTATGTATGAATATCAACTGGAAGCGGAGTTGCTGCATACATTCGCCACGGCGGGAGCTCGCGAGCCCGCCTACCCGAGCATTGTCGGCGGTGGTCGCAATGCCCTGGTAATGCATTACGTGGCCAACAGCGCGCCGCTCAAAAATGGCGACCTGGTTCTGGTCGATGCGGGTTGTGAATATCGCGGTTACGCCGCGGATATTACGCGCACCTACCCGGTCAATGGTCGTTTCAGCGGGCCGCAGAAGGCGGTATATGAAATTGTACTTGCCAGTCAGCAGGCGGCCATCGAGAAAATTGTGGCCGGCAACGACTGGGATCATCCCCACCTGGCCAGCGTGGAGGTGATCTGCAGAGGGCTGAAAGATCTCGGCCTGCTCAAGGGGGATCTGCACGGACTGATCGAGTCCGGCGCCTACCGCCGCTTTTATATGCACCGTGTGGGGCACTGGCTGGGTATGGATGTACACGATGTTGGCGATTACAGAGTGCATGGTCAGTGGCGACAGTTGGAGCCGGGGATGACCATGACGGTCGAGCCCGGTATCTATATCGGCGCGGAAGAGCCGGGTGTGCCGGAGAAATTCTGCGGTATCGGTATCCGTATCGAAGACGATGTTGCTTTGTTGAAAGGTGGGCCGCAGGTTCTTTCTGCTGCTGCGCCCAAATCGATCGCAGATATTGAGTACCTGATGCGCTCCGGCGACCTGGTACAGGAGACGTTGTTGTGA
- a CDS encoding FAD-dependent monooxygenase codes for MIPDTAEAIKNTDVAIVGGGMAGASLALLLAHHCPALQVSLLERHALPDSNAVLSLPSFDTRATAIAAGSLQIFDELGLWPALRAYAAPISRVDVSDRGHSMGASLNAARESEASFDGMLGAVIENAALGPLLYRALEKTRVDVLAPAEVGDVAMTADGAVLSWRAAGAKEADQQTLRTRLLVVADGTGSPLCRQLGIATQEVDYHQQALVATVGLQRDHAGVAFERFTDSGPMALLPLPRRDGIHRAALVWTCEQGDWERLASLPEDAFIGHLQQTFGWRAGRIVRAGRVQGYPLKLSLAREQVRRGLALVGNCAHFLHPVAGQGFNLTLRDCDGLARTIGRAMAGKGTDFGQAGPGELDLLQAYWRERQHDQQLTIGFSDRVPPLFASRSLLLSGLRQAGLLGLALAPALRSGFARQAAGLAL; via the coding sequence GTGATCCCGGATACGGCCGAAGCGATCAAAAATACCGATGTGGCGATCGTCGGCGGAGGCATGGCCGGCGCCAGCCTCGCGCTGCTGCTCGCTCACCACTGCCCGGCGCTGCAGGTTTCACTGCTGGAACGGCATGCGTTGCCAGACAGCAATGCGGTCCTCAGCCTGCCGAGCTTCGACACCCGCGCCACGGCCATTGCCGCTGGCAGTCTGCAGATATTCGATGAGCTGGGATTGTGGCCGGCACTGCGTGCGTACGCGGCACCGATTTCCAGGGTCGATGTTTCCGACCGCGGGCACAGTATGGGCGCGAGCCTGAACGCTGCGCGCGAGTCAGAGGCCAGTTTTGATGGCATGCTCGGGGCGGTGATTGAAAATGCCGCGCTCGGACCGCTGCTCTACCGCGCACTGGAAAAGACCCGTGTCGATGTATTGGCGCCCGCCGAAGTGGGTGATGTGGCAATGACCGCAGACGGAGCCGTGCTTTCATGGCGAGCTGCCGGGGCGAAAGAGGCCGACCAGCAGACGCTGCGAACGCGCCTGCTGGTCGTTGCCGATGGTACCGGCTCTCCCCTGTGCCGCCAGCTGGGAATTGCCACGCAAGAAGTGGACTATCACCAGCAGGCGCTGGTCGCCACCGTTGGCCTGCAGCGGGATCATGCTGGCGTGGCCTTCGAGCGGTTTACCGATAGCGGTCCCATGGCACTGCTGCCGTTGCCCCGCCGGGACGGCATACATCGCGCAGCGCTGGTATGGACCTGTGAGCAGGGCGATTGGGAGCGATTGGCGTCGTTGCCCGAGGATGCATTTATTGGTCATTTGCAGCAGACGTTCGGCTGGCGCGCCGGGCGTATTGTGCGTGCCGGCCGGGTACAGGGTTATCCGCTCAAACTGTCCCTCGCCCGCGAACAGGTGCGCCGCGGGCTGGCACTGGTGGGTAACTGCGCACACTTCCTGCACCCGGTGGCCGGCCAGGGCTTCAATCTCACCCTGCGCGACTGTGACGGCCTCGCCCGGACCATTGGTCGCGCAATGGCAGGGAAAGGCACGGATTTCGGGCAGGCTGGCCCCGGCGAGCTAGACTTACTTCAGGCTTATTGGCGCGAACGTCAACATGACCAGCAATTGACCATCGGGTTCAGCGATCGGGTTCCCCCCTTGTTTGCCTCGCGCAGCCTGCTGCTCAGCGGTCTGCGGCAGGCGGGATTGCTGGGCCTGGCGCTGGCACCGGCACTGCGTTCGGGTTTTGCCCGCCAGGCAGCGGGACTTGCGCTGTAA